Part of the Henckelia pumila isolate YLH828 chromosome 2, ASM3356847v2, whole genome shotgun sequence genome is shown below.
aaaccaggcccacttttattacatatgacaatcatattgggctataaaccaagcccattaataaacaccaacaacaataagacaaatgtaaatcacctaacatacacctaaaacattggtcatggcaatcgatcatcctttatcaattaattaattcaataattaaataattggataaacatgcaaaggcatcataatttaaaagataaaatcatattttatcttatccatccataagatcatatcttatcatcaattgtaccaaaataattaattttataaaatttaatttaacggataaaatttataaattttccaaaaattcaaatttatccaaatatcaattttaaaattttcggactcgaacaattcgattcgatgcctcgtgaaccaatcaaaaacaattttcgatcggatcaaaaactagaatttcaaaaaattaaaattttaattaaaaattaaaaataatttttccgggctgcccgggacaatcccgggcagcccgcgccccaaaaaagGGGCCCGGACAAGGCAGcccatcgctgccccgggcagcaacgatcgctgcccgatttgcccattaaaattcaattttaaattttcgttttgtttcaaaaaccgaggcttaaaaattttatacaatcgattaatttaatcgtttgatctgagcaacctggctctgataccactattggaaaacggtgttcagatcaattaagaattgatacccggtgcagcgaaagtttaaaattttattttattatatggaacgattccatatatgggtatcaaaactttttacgattaaatttgttcaagtaaaaataaaatcacaattaaatttttacctcgtcaagcaaatgCTTGATCGTGggctccaacagaatttaatttgCTCTTCTTTTAAATCCCGGGAATCGATGACAGTCACggtctaactccggaattaggtccacgaatgaaaaacagaaaccctctgattgactgcactagaaatcaatcagaagttttacgtagagaataaatagatatgatctgttaatttgatttgtaaattttcacaaaaatcacaagtcgaattttctccaaaagggacagaggaattttcgaaaaatcctcttgaatagtatagagtgaattttgaaaattgaagtATTCAATGTGTCTAATTtttgaacccaacacctctatttatagataatttctagttataattgtatcaggactctaactccttaaagcccataatccataacttaagcccaacaaaccaagcctgttgttatagaaattaatataaaattcatcgtaactccgattgataaactgatttcaccaatgtgcacagaaaccatttatgtatattttagagtcaagataatttttctgaatccgaattcagtgatttccaaaaatgcccatccctatgtcattttaggaaatcccactccctttagttaagaagtccaacttctctttcattaaatttaactctttaaatttaactatctctacggggttttagtaatccattacttttgtaaccctcaatggttcaggaatacagctagtcgtgggcttacaactccttgtgactcggaacaacaatttccgacttacccatcgaatcatggtaagagcgcctagcaacatcgccccattgattccctaggtattactgatagtgcctgcaagaaccagtagattttggttagcgtacagtaaggtcccttcatccatatatcccgatcaaatcaacaaccattggtatatcgagagtcgttcgagattcgataactatgcataacatcttggagatctattagtgacatcgcatgtgttactaggaacaccaagtaacctaaaacacatcatgtaccctggccagagattcgtcacactaatatctcctcagatcgcataggatatctacactcgcaagtatgtggtgaatccttgacaacaaagcatcgactcctatatgtgtcgtaactgtacccaatcccgacacctgatgaccccaatagagtcggtaaacgagtcaaagtacagtactagcatatagagtctcaatgatgtttcaagtaataaggactaatggtgtacaaccaaaaccgcggactttatccactcgataagtgataaccacttggaaagtccgaatagggtagttcgatcattcatcatatgaatatccatttgcatgctttgaacatctctatgttccataccaatgaaacgtggtactcggcatcgcaaatgctagtctcaatctcgagcgatccttatccttatttgtggacggctcaattgactaggaactgtttagaatatacagtgactataagatgtgtttcatgatagccatccccatgtgctaccacatcttacatacactatagtatattcaaggtctttatcaaaacaacaatagcatatcataatataacattatgaagaaagataaagtcaatgccattataaaagtgtaaattatattaaacaaaagattgttttacatagagtcataaaagcccttagccacaagttggctaaccgggcacccactctttcaggtatCGGGAAACATCAAAACCCAAGTGCGTGACAATGTCATGCGTCATAGACTCAGTGGACATCATATACTGGGCATTCACACTACCAAATTCACTCCGATACGCCTGATATGCATCCTGACGCGCAATCCATGCACAAATATCATCGACCTTCTCATTGCGGTTGGATCCATTCATCATCGACACCCGTGTCAACACTGGCCAAAGCGCACAACTCTGTAATGATATTCGGGAAAAATAGCTTCGATTTCGGGTTGTTGGCGCATTGTAGAATTTGGCTTGAGATAATGCGGCCAACATTGATTGGGATTCCCTGCGTAATTGCGAACAACATAACTGCCCGGTCCATATGAACTTCACTAACATGGGACACGGGCATCAATCAGCGAACCAAAAAAACATACCACATTGACGGCTTAATCTTAAGATACATggacttaaaattaaaaaatttgatgGGGTCACTCCACACGGCCCCATCATGAGATAAATCCCGCATGATTTCCATATAGTCCGGTTCCGCGCAAAGTGCATCATACGCAGTCGTATCAACTGGTGgtaatccaaacaactcattaATCCTTGCCTCTCCATAATTCACCCACTTTCCTCTCACAAACACAATCCGCTCCTTGCCCTCTTTAGCGTTGGCATAGAATTCTCGGACCAATGGAATAACTCCTGCTTTCGGTTGAGCACAAAACAAGTTCCAGTTTCTATCTAGTATCATATCATGAATATAACACCCTATCCTGGTGTCAGTAGACAAATGAAAGCCCCTCTCGAGCCATAGCGTACGATTAATCTTAGAATGATCATATCTGTTTTTAGCCTCTTGGGAAACAAACTTACCCGCGATAattgatgaagaagatgatgaagaacCCACAACCCTAGCTCTTTTTGGTCCCATGAAATCCGAGTGAGAAGATAGAGCCTCTTGGAATGGATTGGTCCCGAAAGAAATTTAAGCTTGGAGTCTCGAAATTAGATGTTCTGCACCATACTATACTTCTAGGCGCGAGATGAGGCGTTAGGGATTTATGCTCGGAGCTTCCTCACCGATCGAAACCTGAATATTTGAGAGATTTGGGAGTGAGTTATCGGATTCTAAAATTGGGGAGGTTTTAGGGTTCGAAAAGGGGAAGAAATAAGATAaggaaaattgaaaataaagagAGGGATCTGTGTATTTTAATACGCAAATCTGTCGCGCCTAGGCGTGAATATGCTCACGCCATGGCGTGACTTATTGCGTTCCGAAGAATTGAAACCAGAGGTTTTCACGCCATGGCCTAAGAAATGGCATGCCATGGCGTGAATTTAagatacaaaaaaatttatttaaaccaGTGAAATTCACGCCCAGGCGGAGAAAAACGCTCGCCTAGGCGTGATCCGGGCCcttcaaatttattattattatttgttttaaaaaaaatcacacgAAACGGAAATAAAAGGTTCAACTGAAATAACAAACAGAGGATAAAGAAATAGTTCTCAATTTATAATCGACTTTGCCAGATTTAGATTTATGCGGTCTCTGACTGGAACACATCTGTTCCAACTTTCGGCTCAAAGTGTTCACCCATGTAGTGATTCAGGCGTTGAGCATTGATAGTGAAATTCTTTTCTTGGGAATCTTTCAGCACAATTGCTCCGGGATAGGCTTTTTCAATGACAAATGGTCTGGACCATCGCGATTTTAGCTTGCCTGGAAACAACCTCAACCTTGAGTTAAAAAGCAACACTGCGTCTCCCTCTTTGAACTCCCTTTGTGTGATGCGCTTGTCATGACTCCTTTTCGTGCGTTCTTTATAGGATAGCGCCAGATCATATGCTTTATCACGGAATTCTTCCAGCTGGGCCAACTCTAATAGTCTCTTCTCACCTGCAgccataaaatcaaaatttagtgATTTAATCGCCCAATATGCTTTATGCTTCAGTTCTACAGGCAGGTGACAAGATTTACCAAAAAGTAACCTATAAGGTGAAGTGCTTATAGGTGTCTTGAAAGCAGTACGATATGCCCATAGGGCATCATCTAACCTGACAGACCAATATTTTCTacttatgatcaccgttttttccaaaattatttttatttcacgATTTGACACTTCCACTTGCCCACTAGTCTGGGGATGGTACGGAGTAGAGATCTTGTGCGTGACACCATATTTTGCCAaaagtttttcaaataatttgttGCAAAAATGTGTCCCACCATCACTAATGATTGCTCGTGGTGTGCCAAagagattaaaaatatttttctttaaaaatttcAATACCACATGAGCATCATTAGTCACACAAGCCTCTGCTTCGACCCATTTTGACACATAGTCAACcgcaacaaaaatatattttttcaagaaagATGTGGGAAACGGTCCCATAAAATATATGCCCCATACATCAAATACCTCGCACTCCATAATATTGTTTAAAGGCATTTCATTGCGATTGGAGATGTTACCTGTGCGCTGACACCGATCACATGCAATAACATATGCACGAGCATCCCTAAACAcagtaggccaataaaaaccagattctAATACCTTTGCTGCTGTTTTTGTCGGTCCAAAGTGACCGCCTACCTCTCGATCGTGGCAGTGACTCAAGATTGGTTGAATCTCTTCTTCGGGCACACATCTCCGTATCATGGAATCTGCACAAATCTTAAACAAAAATGGTTCCtcccaaaaataatatttcacatCAGATAAAAATTTCTTTCGTTGGTGAAATGTCAAATTCGGTGGAAGCGTGCCTGTCACCAGATAATTAGCAAAATTCGCTTACCATGGGCAATCTTTTAATGAAAATAATTGTTCATCCGGAAACCAATCATCAATATCACCCTTTTCTTTTTTCGTGTCCTCGCTGACATACTCAAGCCTAGAAAGGTGATCCGCCACTACATTCTCTACCcccttcttatcttttatttccagatcaaattcttgcaacAATAATATCCGCCAAATCAACCTAGGCTTAGCATCCTTTTTAGCAAGTAAATATTTCAGTGCCGAGTGATCGATGTACACAACAACTTTAGATAAAACAAGGTAGGAGTGAAACTTATCAAATGCGAATACTATAGCGAGTAATTGTTTTTCAGTGGTTGCATAATTCAATTGAGCTTCATCTAAGGTCTTACTCGCATAGTATATAGTATGGAATACCTTGTTTTTCCTCTGACCCAAAACAACACCTACAGCCATATCACTAGCGTCGCACATTACCTCGAATGGAAGATCCCAATCAGGGCTACCAAAATAGGAGCTGTCACCAGTCGCTCCTTCAAGATCTCAAATGCCTGCACACAATTAGAATTAAAGTCAAAAGGTACATCTTTCATGAGTAAAGAGGATAGGGGCTTagcaattttagaaaaatctttaataaatcgccGATAAAAACCGGCGTGCCCTAAGAAACTTCTCACTCCCTTAATAGATGTTGGTGGAGGTAGATTTTTGATGACTTCCACTTTCTCTTTATCCACCTCCATTCCCTGTTCAGAAATTTTGTGCCCAAGAACGATGCCTTCCTgtaccataaaatgacatttctcccaattcaaaaccaagttaGTTTCCTCACATCGTAATAGCACCAAACGTAGATTTTTCAGACAGTCATCAAAAGAAGatccaaaaatagaaaattCATCCATGAATATCTCTAGGAAATTCTCTGTCATGTCATGAAAAATAGTAGTCATACATCTTTGAAAAGTGGCGGGTGCATTAcacaatccaaatggcatccgCCTATACGCAAAGGTACCATAGGGTCAAGTGAAAGTTGTTTTCTCTTGGTCCTCTGGTGCACTCATGATTTGATTATATCCCGAATACCCACCTAGAAAACAATAAAATTCATGACCTGACAATCGCTCAAGCACTTGATCAATGAAGGGGAGGGGAAAATGGTCCTTATGGGTGGCGTcattcaacttcctataatcaatgcacacaCGCCACCCCGTAACCGTTCTAGTGGATATCAActcatttttgtcattttttatcaCAGTTATACCACCTTTCTTAGGAACACACTGTATATgatgttggaacacgcgttctctgatcacacagatgtgatacccggagcagcgaaagtttaaaaattttatttttcgatatggaacgattccatatcgtgggtatcaaatcctaacgattaaaattgttgcaagtaaaataataaacatagttaaatattttacctcttcaagctaaggcttgattatggactccaacagaatttaatctgctcttcttgtaaatcccgggaaccgatgactatcacgatcaaccttcggaattaagtccacgaatagaaaactaaaaccctctgattgattgcactagaaatcaatcagatgtttatcgaagagaataaatagatttgatctgtcaattcagaatgtaatttttcacaaaaattacagactgaattatctcaaaaaggagcagaggaattcaaaaattccccttgaaatattatgcagtattttcgaaaatttcaagagTGAATGCTATGTAATTTTTGAAcactatacatgtatttatagataatttctagactagattaagttataattgtattaggacactaactccttagggcccacaatcaataacttaagcccaacaagccaagcctgttattatagaaattaatataaaattcatcgtgactccgattgataaactgattttaccaatgtgcacaaaaaccatttatgcatattttaaaatcaagataatttttctgaatccgaattcagtgatttccaaaaatgcccatccttatgtcattttaagaaattccactcccttttagttaaaaagtccaacttctctttcattaaatttaactctttaaatttaactatctcaacggggtttagtaatccattacttgtgtgaccctcaatggtttagggatacagctagccgtgggctcacaactccttgtgactcggaacaacaatttccgacttacccatcgaatcatggtaagagcgcctagcaacatcgccccatgattccctaggtatcactgatagtgcctgcaagaaccagtagattttggttagcgtacagtacggtcccttcatccatatatcccgatcgaatcaacaaccattggtgcatcgagagtcgttcgagattcgataactatgcattacatcttggagatcaaatagtgacatcgcatgtgttactaggaaaaacgagtaacctaaaacacatcatgtactctggtcagagattcgccacactaatatctcctcagatcgcataggatatccacactcataagtatgtggtgaatccttgacaacaaagcatcgactcctatatgtgtcgtaactgtacccaatcccgacacctgatgacctcaatagagtcggtaaacgagtcaaagtacagtactagcttatagagtctcaatgatgtttcaagtagtaaggactaatggtgtacaaccaaaaccgcggacttatccactcaaataataataaccatttggaaagtccgaatagggtagttcgatcattcatcatatgaatatccatttgcatgctttgaacatctccatgtccattaccaatgaaacgtggtacttggcatcacaaatgctagtctcaatatcgagcgatccttatccttattagcggacggctcaattgactaggaactgtttagaatatacagtgactataagatgtgtttcataatagtgatctctctttattcactatctcatcttacttacactatagtatattcaaggtctttatcaaaacaacaatagtatatcacaatataacaatatgaagaaagacaaagaaaatgccattaatgaatgtaaattatattaaacaaagattgtttatacatagagtcataaaagcccttagccacaagttggctaaccgggcacccactctttcatatgaCTCACCCATGCGCTGTCAGAAATAGGATAGATGATACATGCGTCCAAAAGTTTAATGGACTCAGCTTTTACTACCTCTTGCATCTTCGGGTTCAGCCTCCGCTGAGGTTGAACCAAAGAGAGTACCTATCCTCCATCAGAATTTTGTGCATGCAAATCGATGGATTGATTCCCTTAATGTCTGCCACCTTCCATGCGAAGTCTCTCTTATGCTCCTTCAAGATGTGTACCAACTTTTCCTCCATCGCACCTGTCAGACAAGAAGAAATAATAACCGATAAATTATTATCATCTCCTAAATAAACCTATTTTAGATGTGAAGGTAAAGGTTTGAGTTCTAGAGTAGGTGGTGCATCAATGCTCAATTGTTGAAGGACCAAATCCTTCCTATCTCCCAATTCTTCGAGTCTGAATCGCACTTGCTTCTTCAATGGAGGATTAGCAGTAAAATATGCAATGATATTTTTCCTCTCTTCATCAAAGTCGTCCTCACATCCATCATTTATAAGTGCAGCTTATAAGGGGTCTTTTAACTCATCCTGCACAAAATCATGAACAAGTGAATCCAATGAATCAATCCTAAAACAATCATGATTGTGCAGTGTGTGCTTTAgtgcattaaaaacatcaaaattgATTTCCTCCTCTCCTACTCTCAATAACAACTTCCCTTTTTGAACGTCAATTAGGGCTTTTCCGGTTGCCAGAAAAGATCTACCCAAGATCAATGGCATATCCAGGTCCTCCTACATGTCAAGCACCACAAAATCTACTGGGAAAATAAATTTGTCCACTTAAACCAGCACATCTTCAATTATTCCACGTGGGTACTTTATGGATCTATCTGCCAGTTGCAGAGAAACTCTTGTAGGCTTTGGTTCTCCCATTCCAAGCTTCCTAAACACAGAAAATGGCATCAAGTTAATGCTGGCACCCAAATCACAAAGAGCCTTATGAAAAACCACATCACCAATCATTCAAGGGATAGAAAAACTCCCAGGATCTTTCAACTTCGGAGGAATTTTGTTTTGCACTAATGCAGAACAATTTTCAGTTAAGTTTACCATGGCATGCTCCTCTATTTTCCTCTTGCTTGCTAAGATTtccttcaaaaattttgcataactagGCATTTGCAATAACGCGTCAGCAAAAGGTATATTAATGTGTAACTTCTTAAACACCTcaagaaattttgaaaattgcgaATCAAGTTTCGCTTTCTTCATTGCTGCAGGAAACGGAGGTGGGATAACAATATTAGATTTTGATGTGGGTGATTGTGTAGGGTCAGATGACTTACCTGTATATGGCTCTTTCTCACCCTCATTATTTTTCTCTTCGTGCTCCAACGCTTTGGTTTCCAGTTTCTTCCCACTTCGCAACTCCAAGGCCTTTACTTGCTCCTTTGGATTAGTCTCAGTGTCACTTGGCAAAGATCCTGGCTCTCGATTTGACATCCTCTTTGCCAGCTGCCCTGTTTTATTTTCCAAACCCCTTATAGTTGCGTCTTGGTTCTGCATTCGAGTCTCAGTGGATGATATAAACTTTTGCATCATTTGATCTAAACTGGACTTCTCCTCTTGAGGTTGCTTCACGTGATTTTTATTCTGATATGGCCGAGACTGATTTTTTTGAACACCCCATGAAAAGATCGGATGTTTCTTCCACCCCGGATTATATGTATTTGAATACGGGTCAAACTTGGGGCGGTTTTGGATTCCCACATGATTCACTGGTGCCTCATCCTGCACATAAAAAGGGTTACCAATTTGACAATCTTTAGTGAAATTCTCACCTTGGAACCTATCACAGAACACCTCCTGAATGTGCATCGCAGAATTTCCTATACTCAATCCATCAATCTTCTTATTCATAGGCTCCAGATGTGCTGTCATTGAAGTGAATGTGTCCACTTGATGAATTACTGCTGATTTTTGCATCAGGCTCCTCTCAGATTGAGGTTGATAGCTACTAGAGGCCATCTCCTCAAACAGTTCATAACCATCTTCCGGCGATTTACGCAAAAGATTCCCACCtgcagctgcatctaacatAGTACGATTTGCAGGTAATAAACCATAATAGAAAGTTTGTAACACGAGCCAGTCAGGCATCTAATGATGTGGGCATCGCCTTAGCATGTCTTTGTAGCGCTCCCATGCCTCATACAACGACTCTTTTTCCCCTTAAGCAAACATAATGATGTCGGTTCTCAGCTTCATGGACTTCGAGGGGGAGGAAAGTACTTAGTAAGGAACGCTTTAGCCAAATCTCCCCATGTTATGATAGAACCTGCAGGTAAACTATTCAACCACGATTTAGCTTTGTCTCTTAATGAAAAAGGAAATAAACGCAGACGAACAGCGTCATCAAAAACTCCCTGTTGTTTGAAAGTATCACAGATTTCCAAGAAGTTCTCAATATGAG
Proteins encoded:
- the LOC140878767 gene encoding uncharacterized protein, with protein sequence MAENEPPCINNGDGDANNTPVYRSMMDCGIPTIEDVRPSIVRPTVTSNHYEIKPAIIQMIQNTVQFGGSSIDDPNAHIENFLEICDTFKQQGVFDDAVRLRLFPFSLRDKAKSWLNSLPADAAAGGNLLRKSPEDGYELFEEMASSSYQPQSERSLMQKSAVIHQVDTFTSMTAHLEPMNKKIDGLSIGNSAMHIQEVFCDRFQGENFTKDCQIGNPFYVQDEAPVNHVGIQNRPKFDPYSNTYNPGWKKHPIFSWGVQKNQSRPYQNKNHVKQPQEEKSSLDQMMQKFISSTETRMQNQDATIRGLENKTGQLAKRMSNREPGSLPSDTETNPKEQVKALELRSGKKLETKALEHEEKNNEGEKEPYTGKSSDPTQSPTSKSNIVIPPPFPAAMKKAKLDSQFSKFLEVFKKLHINIPFADALLQMPSYAKFLKEILASKRKIEEHAMALCDLGASINLMPFSVFRKLGMGEPKPTRVSLQLADRSIKYPRGIIEDVLEDLDMPLILGRSFLATGKALIDVQKGKLLLRVGEEEINFDVFNALKHTLHNHDCFRIDSLDSLVHDFVQDELKDPL